The region CATCAATACTTACAGCCTGCTGAAGTCGGTCGATATCATCGAAAACTATTATACCGAGCTGAACAATTGGCCGATTATCCCGTTAACGCTCGGGGGCGATCACACGCTAACGCTGCCGATTTTGCGGGCGCTGGCGAAGAAGCACGGGCCGATGGGCCTGATCCACATTGACGCGCACACCGATACTAACGATGAGATGTTCGGCGAAAAGATCGCCCACGGCACCACATTCCGCCGTGCGGTAGAAGAAGGCCTGCTCGACTGCCAGCGCGTGGTGCAAATTGGTCAGCGCGCTCAAGGCTACGCCGCCGATGATTTCCAGTGGGGCGTCGATCAAGGCTTCCACCTGGTGCCGGCCGAGCAGTGCTGGTATCGATCCATGACACCTCTGATGGCCGAAGTGCGTGCGCGTATCGGCAACGGTCCGGTGTATCTCAGCTATGACATCGACAGTTTCGATCCTGCATGGGCACCCGGCACCGGTACGCCAGAAGTGGGTGGATTGACCTCAATGCAGGGACTGGAGATTGTGCGCGGCTGTCGCGGACTCAATCTGGTCGGTGGCGATCTGGTCGAAGTGTCACCGCCGTACGATATCAGCGGCATGACCTCCCAGCTGGCAGCCAATATCCTTTATGAGATGCTGTGCGTATTGCCCGGCGTCCGTTACACAGAGAAAAAAGCATGACACAACAGAATTTGGTGTTTCCGGCGCGCGTGCTGCGCGGCGCGGGTGTGATCAATCAGCTGGGCGAGATTTGCGCGGGGCTGGGCAAACGCGCTCTGCTGATCGGCGGCCATCAGGCACTGCAGTCGGTGGAAGCGCAGGTGCGCGCTCAACTGCTGGCGGCGAACGTGACGCTGCTGGCGCAGGAGTGGTTTGGTGGTGAGACCTCGATTAACCAGATCAACCGTCTGGCCGCCATCGCCACCGAGCTGCAAGCAGAGGTGATCATTGGCGTCGGCGGTGGTAAGTCGCTGGATACGGTGAAAGCCGTGGGGGCGCAGTTGGGGCTGCCGTTTATCACCATCCCGACCATTGCCGCCACCTGTTCAGCAGTGACGCCGTTGACCATTCGCTATGATGATAACGGCAATTTCTTCGATATTTTCCCGCTGCCACAGGCACCCGCGGCAGTGATCATCGATAGCGAGTTGCTGGCTAAAGCCCCTGCTCGCTGGCTGGCTGCTGGTTTGGGCGATACCCTGGCTAAATGGTATGAGTTTCGTGCAGTGAGCGTCAGCCATCCGGCGCGTGAAGGCAATGCATTGTCATCATTGGCTCATAGCCAGATTTGCTATGACGTGATCGCGGAACACGGCCCGGCGGCCTATGCGGCGGTGCTGCGCGGCGAGAGCAGCGCCTCATTGGATCAGGTGCTGGATGCGATCTTTACCTGGGCCGGATTGACCTCGCTGATGAGCAACGGCGCCCATGCGGCAGCATCCCATGCAATTTATGAAGGATTTACCTTCTGCGATAAGACGCGTGAGTTCGGTCATGGCCTGTTGGTTGGCTTTGGCAACTTGTGCCTGTTGGCGCTGGAAGATCGCAGCGATGAAGAGGTACTGGATGAGATGCGTCTGGCGCGCGATTGCGGTGTGCCATTGACGCTGCATGAGATTGCCGAGTTGGATGATGCCGAGCTGGCGCTGATTGTGCGTGAATCCGTGCATGCACCGGACATGGAGAATATGTCGGTGGCGGTCACCGAAGCCCGCCTGCTGGCGGCGATGCAGCGGATTGAAGGGTTGGCTGATCGGGTTTAAACCCGGGGGTGAGTGCTTGTGCGGGCCGTAGCACCGCTGCTGCTGCCGGGCAGTCCTCGCGCCGCTGACGCGGTGCCCTCGGCTTCCACGTCGTGCCGACGGACCGTTCGGGGATCGACCATCCCTGGTCGGCCCCGAACTGATCCACGCATCCCTGCGTGGATCTCCTGGCCCAACGTAAAAGCCTCAGCGCTGCGGATAGCCCTTGCAGCATCAGCGGTGCTACGGCCTCAAATATTGTGCCCCTTTCAATAACATTCACTTCAGCTCATCAGCCGACTGGGAAATTTGGCTCATTGCTGCGTGGATTTCCCTGCCCAACGTAAAAGCCTCAGCGCTGCAGATAGCCCTTGCAGCAGCAGCGGTGCTACGGCCTCAAATATTGTGCCCCTTTCAACAACATTCACTTCAGCTCATCAGCCGACTGGGAAATTTGGCTCATCGCTGCGTGGATTTCCCAGCCCAACGTAAAAGCCTCAGCGCTGCGGATAGCCCTTGCAGCATCAGCGGTGCTTCGGCCTCAAATATTGTGCCCCTTTCAACAACATTCACTTCAGCCCATCAGCCGACTGGAAGATCTGGATCAACATGCCCGCTATGGACTTAAACCCGGAGGTCTTTAACAGCAAGCACGATGGTTAATGAGCAGGCTGGGGGCGCTTTGGCGCAGGCAATCCGCAGCGCCGAACAGAGTGAGTCTGCCAGGATAGCCCGCAGGGACGCGGGCGAAAGGCGGGGCGGCACAGGGATGTGCCATCCCCGCCGTTCCGTCAGGCAGACGAACGAAGTGAGGGCACCGCGTCAGCGGCGCGAGGACGCCAGCGCCAAAGCGCCCCCAGCCTGCGTCGCCACCTGCGGACAACAACATCATTACCTGCGAACTACCACTTCAGCTGTGAATTAATCTGCGAGCATGCAACTGCATCAGCCAGCCTCAATATTTTCTACAGATTCAGGTGCAAAATTCAGCACCCGAACCCTATGCACGAGCCAGCAGCGCCACCAGTTCCTGCACATCCGCGACGTCATCCAACTCCATACAAATCGCTTCCAACTGTTCAACCTGCTCAACCGGCAATACACGCCCCGCTAAGCTACGGTATTTAGCCAGCAGCGCTTCAAGACTTAACGGATTGGCGGGCGCACCCGACGGCACCGGCACATGCTGCTGCCACTGCTCGCCCTGCTGGGTTTCAATCCGCACCCACGGCTCGTCATCGCGCCCCTGCTGCTCATCAATCATCAGCTCAATCCGCGCCATAAACGCATCAACCTGAGGGTGCAGACGTTTGGCATCATCGTAACTGGCTAACTCAGCGGAGCCGTACAACGCTCGTGCTGCCAGTGCATACGGCAGGCTCATTTGTGCACTTGCCAGGCTTTTCAGCTCACGTCCGCCACACATCTCCAGCAGGAACGGATTTAATCCCACCAGGATACGTTCAATCTGTGCAGGCTGTACCGAATGCTGCGTCAGCATCAGGTTCAAGGCATCCACCGCAGAATGGGTTCCACGACAGGCGGCATACGGCTTGATCGAGCAGCGTGCCAGCTTCCACACCACGCCAAGATCGGCGGTTAACGCAGCGGGTTGCTGTGTTTCAGATGCAAGGGTTTGCAGGAATCCGCCCCACTTCGCTTCGAATACCGCCGATGGCCCATTAATACCGCGCTGCGCCAGTTGCGCTGCCTGCACCCCACCTTCAGCTGCACGTGCGGCATGCAGCTTTTTGGTGTGCGAACCGTCGTGAATAAAGCCCCACAACCCACCGCTAAAGCTGGCGGCAATGCCCATGGCCGACGCGCACTGTTCACGATCCAGCTGCAGCAGTGAACACACCGCCGCTGCGGCACCAAACACGCCACAGCTGGCGGTGGAGTGCCAGCCTGCGCCGTTGTGCGCAGAGTAGCCGCCGCAAGCTTCCAGCACCCGGCGTCCGACGTCATAACCGATCACCATCGCCACCAGCAGCGTCTGGCCGTCAACCGGCTGCGTCGCCAAAGGCAGCGCAGCCAGAATAGCGGGAATCACCACCGCGCCCGAGTGATCGCAGCCGCCGGTATCATCCAGCTCATACATATGCGCAGCCACGCCGTTGAGCCATGCCGCCTGGCGTGGACTCACCTGCTTTGCACTTCCCCACACTTGTGCCTGCTGATGCCCACCTTCTGCGAGCGCCAATAGCAGACATTCGCGCCAGATTGGGCTGTCGCTGCCCGCCAGTGAAGCCCCGAGCGTATCCAGCAAATGGCGTTTTGCCTGTTCGACCAGCGCATCAGGCAGCTGTTCAAAACCTGTTTCGGCGATAAATGCCGCCAGTTGATCAAGCGAACTGCCCATGCGTACCTCCTGTGATGCGGGTAAACACTTCGGCTGGATGGGAGATATCGTTACCCGGCTGCGTTTGCCAATGCGTCACCAGCTGCTCCGCCGTGGCGATCCACACGTTGTGCTGTTGCAGCGTCTCGATCAATTCACGCAGCAAGCCGATGCGCCCGGCAGTGCCGATGATTTCCGGATGCAGGCGCAGCAGATAACACAGGCCAAAGCGGTGGAAGCCCTGGAAGTCTTGCGTCATGTTTGCCAGCGTTTCGGCATAAGGTGCAATCCGCGACTGCCCCGGCGGGATGGCCGGGCTCAGGTTAAAGGCGAAATAGGGTTCGTCTTCCAGCGAGTAGTGCATCGGCAATTCCACCAACTGCGTGTCGGGATGGAAGTACGGCAGATCGTCGCCGCGCCAGCTGGATGACCAACGAATACCCTGATCCACCAGCGCCTGTGCCAGACCCGGTTTCCACTGCCCTGCTGGGGTGCGGAAGCCCTGAATCGGTTTGCCGGTAAACTGTGCCAGCTGCTCACAGCCGCGCGTCACGCTGGCAATCTGCTGCTCCAGCGACAGCACCGAGAAATCTTCATGGCGCTCGCCGCTACAGGCGATTTCATGGCCATCAGCCACGATGCGTTTAATCAGTTCCGGCTGCTCTTGCGCGACGATTGCCGGTAAGCACCAGCTGGCTTTCAGCTGTTTATCTGCCATTAATGCCAGTAAACGATCCACACCGCGCAGGGTGCCATAGCGCCATACCGACAGGGTTTTATCGCGTCCGGCGACGGCCGGTGCCTGCGTCAAAATGCCGTGAATGTCGTTGAAATCGATGGTCAAAACGGCGGCGGACTGGAAGCCCAGCGGCCAGCGGGAAGATTCAGTCATGCTGTTGCTCCTGCAAATACCACTGCGCCACCGCATCACAGCGTGCAAACCACACGTCGTCACGCGCTGTCATATGTTCAAACAACTGCTCCAGCAGCAAGATACGCCCTGGCTGGCCAGAAATTTTCGGGTGGAATAACGTGGTCAGGCACAAGCCTTCATCCATCGCACCATCGAATTCGCGCTGCCAGTTATCGCGTGTGTGCGCATAGCTGGCGATGCGGTCGCCGCCTTTCGGGAAATCGGGCTGGCGCGTGTAAGCCAGCGAGGCGTAATCATCCATCTCCCACTTGCCAGGGATCTCGACCAGCGGCGTGTGACCCGCCACCGGGATGCTATAAGGACGGTCGTCGC is a window of Pantoea rwandensis DNA encoding:
- the speB gene encoding agmatinase, with protein sequence MTDFPQPQGGNEMPRFAGRGTMMRLPAAESPADLDVAFVGIPLDIGTSQRSGTRYGPRAIRADSVMIRPYNMATGAAPFDSLRVGDLGDVPINTYSLLKSVDIIENYYTELNNWPIIPLTLGGDHTLTLPILRALAKKHGPMGLIHIDAHTDTNDEMFGEKIAHGTTFRRAVEEGLLDCQRVVQIGQRAQGYAADDFQWGVDQGFHLVPAEQCWYRSMTPLMAEVRARIGNGPVYLSYDIDSFDPAWAPGTGTPEVGGLTSMQGLEIVRGCRGLNLVGGDLVEVSPPYDISGMTSQLAANILYEMLCVLPGVRYTEKKA
- a CDS encoding iron-containing alcohol dehydrogenase family protein, encoding MTQQNLVFPARVLRGAGVINQLGEICAGLGKRALLIGGHQALQSVEAQVRAQLLAANVTLLAQEWFGGETSINQINRLAAIATELQAEVIIGVGGGKSLDTVKAVGAQLGLPFITIPTIAATCSAVTPLTIRYDDNGNFFDIFPLPQAPAAVIIDSELLAKAPARWLAAGLGDTLAKWYEFRAVSVSHPAREGNALSSLAHSQICYDVIAEHGPAAYAAVLRGESSASLDQVLDAIFTWAGLTSLMSNGAHAAASHAIYEGFTFCDKTREFGHGLLVGFGNLCLLALEDRSDEEVLDEMRLARDCGVPLTLHEIAELDDAELALIVRESVHAPDMENMSVAVTEARLLAAMQRIEGLADRV
- a CDS encoding MmgE/PrpD family protein; protein product: MGSSLDQLAAFIAETGFEQLPDALVEQAKRHLLDTLGASLAGSDSPIWRECLLLALAEGGHQQAQVWGSAKQVSPRQAAWLNGVAAHMYELDDTGGCDHSGAVVIPAILAALPLATQPVDGQTLLVAMVIGYDVGRRVLEACGGYSAHNGAGWHSTASCGVFGAAAAVCSLLQLDREQCASAMGIAASFSGGLWGFIHDGSHTKKLHAARAAEGGVQAAQLAQRGINGPSAVFEAKWGGFLQTLASETQQPAALTADLGVVWKLARCSIKPYAACRGTHSAVDALNLMLTQHSVQPAQIERILVGLNPFLLEMCGGRELKSLASAQMSLPYALAARALYGSAELASYDDAKRLHPQVDAFMARIELMIDEQQGRDDEPWVRIETQQGEQWQQHVPVPSGAPANPLSLEALLAKYRSLAGRVLPVEQVEQLEAICMELDDVADVQELVALLARA
- a CDS encoding polysaccharide deacetylase family protein; this translates as MTESSRWPLGFQSAAVLTIDFNDIHGILTQAPAVAGRDKTLSVWRYGTLRGVDRLLALMADKQLKASWCLPAIVAQEQPELIKRIVADGHEIACSGERHEDFSVLSLEQQIASVTRGCEQLAQFTGKPIQGFRTPAGQWKPGLAQALVDQGIRWSSSWRGDDLPYFHPDTQLVELPMHYSLEDEPYFAFNLSPAIPPGQSRIAPYAETLANMTQDFQGFHRFGLCYLLRLHPEIIGTAGRIGLLRELIETLQQHNVWIATAEQLVTHWQTQPGNDISHPAEVFTRITGGTHGQFA